In one Trichosurus vulpecula isolate mTriVul1 chromosome 8, mTriVul1.pri, whole genome shotgun sequence genomic region, the following are encoded:
- the LOC118829775 gene encoding olfactory receptor 4F15-like — protein sequence MDGANNSVVSEFVLLGLCASWEMKILLFFFFFSFYVGIILGNFFIVFTVIFDSYLHSPMYFLLANLSLIDLGLSSTTVPRMIIDIFSEHKVISFTGCMIQIFFIHVMGGTEMVLLIAMAYDRYTAICKPLHYLTIMNQKTCICFVAIAWVIGVIHAVSQFIFVVNLPFCGPNKVDGFYCDIPKVAILACTDTSWLVYVVTANSGLISMGTFFLLIISYIFILVTVRHHSSAGLSKAFSTLSAHITVVFLFFVPCFFVYVWQVPTLSVDTFFLILVFLVTPFLNPAIYTLRNKDMKLAMKRLTKKIVRSRKIR from the coding sequence ATGGATGGagcaaacaactctgtggtaTCTGAGTTTGTCTTGCTGGGACTGTGTGCTTCTTGGGAGATGAagattctcctctttttctttttcttttcattttatgtggGAATTATACTGGGAAACTTCTTCATTGTGTTCACTGTGATTTTTGATTCTTATCTGCACTCCCCTATGTACTTTCTGTTAGCCAATctctcccttattgaccttgGTCTATCTTCTACTACCGTCCCAAGGATGATCATTGACATTTTTAGTGAACACAAAGTCATCTCCTTCACAGGTTGTATGATACAGATATTCTTTATCCATGTCATGGGAGGAACTGAGATGGTCCTGCTCATAGCCATGGCCTATGACAGATATACAGCCATCTGTAAGCCTCTTCACTACCTGACTATTATGAACCAGAAAACATGCATTTGTTTTGTAGCGATTGCCTGGGTGATTGGGGTGATCCATGCTGTgtctcaatttatttttgttgtgaaTTTGCCCTTCTGTGGTCCTAATAAGGTTGATGGCTTTTATTGTGACATCCCTAAAGTTGCAATACTTGCCTGCACAGATACCTCCTGGTTGGTATATGTGGTCACTGCCAACAGTGGGCTTATCTCCATGGgcactttctttctcttaatcATCTCCTACATTTTCATTTTGGTTACTGTCAGACATCACTCTTCAGCTGGTTTGTCCAAGGCTTTTTCCACACTCTCAGCCCATATCACTGTTGTGTTCTTGTTCTTTGTTCCTTGCTTCTTTGTTTATGTGTGGCAAGTTCCCACTCTGTCAGTGGAtacattttttcttattctagtatttcttgtcactccattctTGAATCCTGCCATATATACTTTGAGGAACAAGGATATGAAGTTGGCCATGAAAAGATTGACAAAGAAGATTGTGAGATCTAGAAAAATTAGATGA